The following proteins are co-located in the Thermus tengchongensis genome:
- a CDS encoding sensor histidine kinase produces MASHSLYRLVRLAQRLLPPLIAAVVVVFELALLPYRHVDGLLWLRLGFYGLVGPLVTYAVLEWIAQETLEKVRAERALEEANRRLLAAGRVFREALESENLEEAVSRIARALGETLGYPVALEAEGVHAGEECGGMRVELPGLKGYLEACPPEPERVFLEVLAHEVAGALQSVVARSRDRLTLFEVDQALKAEANLDRLLEGLLERIQAWAEAEGGGVLLLDEEGFLVPRVVRNLALPSHPFLPDGVWKGSLEGPVFVDEETLALPLKARETVGVLVLKGKGLSRRIPFLSFLASQVALAVRNAQAYLRAEELAINEERTRIAREIHDGIAQSLAFMALKLDLAERLLAKDQEAALKALTEVKETLRAQIREVRRSIFALRPIDLERYGFLESVRRYAQAFAEQAGFRVQLALPERVGLSQASELVLFRVLQEALTNAAKHGRPSRVEVELLPLGERGARLVVRDNGKGFQNAEAQGLGGFGLTQMRERVEARGGHFQVRSEPGKGTEVVAEVPY; encoded by the coding sequence ATGGCTAGCCACAGCCTTTACCGATTGGTGCGCCTGGCCCAGCGGCTTTTGCCGCCTTTAATCGCCGCGGTGGTGGTGGTCTTTGAGCTGGCCCTTCTGCCCTACCGGCACGTGGATGGCCTCCTCTGGCTACGGCTCGGTTTTTACGGCCTGGTGGGGCCTCTGGTCACCTATGCGGTGCTGGAGTGGATCGCCCAGGAAACCCTGGAGAAGGTGCGGGCGGAAAGGGCCTTGGAGGAGGCGAACCGTCGCCTTTTGGCGGCAGGGCGGGTGTTCCGCGAGGCCTTGGAGAGCGAGAACCTCGAGGAGGCGGTCTCCCGCATCGCCCGGGCTTTGGGGGAGACCTTGGGATACCCCGTGGCCCTCGAGGCCGAGGGGGTCCATGCCGGGGAGGAATGCGGGGGGATGCGGGTGGAGCTTCCGGGTTTGAAGGGGTACCTGGAAGCCTGCCCTCCGGAGCCGGAACGGGTGTTTTTGGAGGTGCTGGCCCACGAGGTGGCGGGGGCCCTGCAATCCGTGGTGGCCCGGAGCCGGGACCGCCTTACCCTTTTTGAGGTGGACCAGGCCCTCAAGGCGGAGGCCAACCTGGACCGCCTCCTGGAAGGGCTTCTGGAGCGCATCCAGGCCTGGGCGGAGGCGGAGGGGGGTGGGGTTCTCCTCTTGGACGAGGAGGGGTTTTTGGTACCCCGGGTGGTGCGGAACCTGGCCCTGCCCTCCCATCCCTTCCTGCCGGATGGCGTGTGGAAGGGGAGCCTCGAGGGGCCGGTGTTCGTGGATGAGGAGACCCTGGCCCTGCCCCTGAAGGCCCGGGAGACGGTGGGGGTGTTGGTCCTCAAGGGCAAAGGCCTTTCCCGGCGCATCCCTTTCCTCTCCTTCCTGGCCTCCCAGGTGGCCTTGGCGGTGCGCAACGCCCAGGCCTACCTCAGGGCCGAGGAGCTCGCCATCAACGAGGAGCGCACCCGCATCGCCCGGGAGATCCACGACGGCATCGCCCAGAGCCTGGCCTTCATGGCCTTGAAGCTGGACCTGGCGGAGAGGCTTCTTGCCAAGGACCAGGAGGCGGCCCTGAAGGCCTTGACCGAGGTGAAGGAGACCCTGAGGGCGCAGATCCGGGAGGTGCGCCGGAGCATCTTCGCCCTGAGGCCCATTGACCTGGAGCGCTACGGCTTCCTGGAATCCGTGCGCCGCTACGCCCAGGCTTTCGCCGAACAGGCGGGTTTCCGGGTACAGCTCGCCCTGCCGGAGCGGGTGGGGCTTTCCCAGGCCAGCGAGCTGGTCCTCTTCCGGGTCCTGCAGGAGGCCCTCACCAATGCCGCCAAGCACGGGAGGCCCAGCCGGGTGGAGGTGGAACTCCTCCCCTTGGGGGAACGAGGGGCCAGGCTCGTGGTGCGGGACAACGGGAAAGGGTTCCAAAACGCCGAGGCCCAGGGCTTAGGTGGGTTTGGCCTCACCCAGATGCGCGAAAGGGTGGAGGCCCGGGGTGGGCATTTCCAGGTGCGTTCGGAGCCGGGAAAGGGCACGGAGGTGGTGGCGGAGGTTCCTTACTGA
- a CDS encoding low molecular weight protein-tyrosine-phosphatase — MGGMDRPVRVLFVCLGNICRSPLAEGAFRKLIRERGLEARFEVDSAGTGAWHAGEPMDPRARKVLEREGAYFPHVARQMTREDALHYDHILVMDRENLAEVQRRFPEAMGKVRLLLDYLGGGEVPDPYYGDLEDCQEVYWMVEAAARAFLDRLLGEDGPQETP; from the coding sequence ATGGGAGGCATGGACCGTCCCGTACGGGTGCTCTTTGTCTGCTTGGGGAATATCTGCCGAAGCCCCCTGGCGGAGGGAGCCTTCCGCAAGCTCATCCGGGAGCGGGGCCTCGAGGCCCGGTTTGAGGTGGATTCCGCCGGCACGGGGGCTTGGCACGCCGGGGAGCCCATGGATCCCCGGGCCCGCAAGGTGCTGGAGCGGGAAGGGGCCTACTTTCCCCATGTGGCCCGGCAGATGACCCGGGAGGATGCCCTCCACTACGACCACATCCTGGTGATGGACCGGGAGAACCTGGCGGAGGTGCAAAGGCGTTTCCCCGAGGCCATGGGGAAGGTGCGCCTCCTCCTGGACTACCTGGGCGGGGGGGAGGTGCCGGACCCGTACTACGGGGACCTGGAGGACTGCCAAGAGGTCTACTGGATGGTGGAAGCGGCTGCCAGGGCTTTCCTGGACCGCCTTTTGGGGGAGGATGGACCCCAGGAAACTCCTTGA
- a CDS encoding fructosamine kinase family protein, with amino-acid sequence MDPRKLLERAGLEAKGAPEPLYGGDISRVYRLGAYVVKLSPNPPLGLFPAEARGLRALAERGVRVPRVFFASEEGLILEYLPEGPPDWEGLARMLAGLHRQREASYWAEAGFLGTFPLPGGEGREWTEFFFSRCIEPLLRATWDRLEGLGPKVEALYQKPLPAEGPAPLHGDLWHGNVRFTLEGPALLDPSFFVGERGVDLAMMRLFGGFPQEFWRAYRALYPIPEEVERALPRYQVYYLLAHVYFFGEGYLDSLWKAISAS; translated from the coding sequence ATGGACCCCAGGAAACTCCTTGAACGGGCGGGGCTTGAGGCCAAGGGTGCGCCTGAGCCCCTCTACGGCGGGGATATTTCCCGGGTGTACCGCCTGGGGGCCTATGTGGTGAAGCTTTCGCCGAACCCTCCTTTAGGCCTCTTCCCCGCGGAAGCCCGGGGGCTTAGGGCCTTGGCCGAGCGAGGGGTGCGGGTGCCCCGGGTGTTCTTTGCCTCCGAGGAGGGATTGATCCTGGAATATCTGCCGGAAGGCCCGCCCGATTGGGAGGGCTTGGCCCGCATGTTGGCGGGGCTACACCGCCAGCGCGAGGCCAGCTACTGGGCTGAGGCGGGGTTTTTGGGCACCTTCCCCCTACCAGGCGGGGAGGGGAGGGAGTGGACGGAGTTCTTCTTTTCGCGGTGCATAGAGCCCCTCTTGCGGGCCACCTGGGACCGCCTGGAGGGCTTAGGACCCAAGGTGGAGGCCCTCTACCAAAAACCCCTGCCCGCCGAGGGTCCAGCGCCTCTCCATGGGGATCTTTGGCACGGCAACGTTCGCTTCACCCTGGAGGGGCCCGCTCTGCTGGATCCCTCCTTTTTCGTGGGGGAGCGGGGGGTGGATCTGGCCATGATGCGCCTTTTTGGGGGTTTTCCCCAGGAATTCTGGAGGGCCTACCGGGCCCTTTACCCCATACCGGAAGAGGTGGAAAGGGCCTTGCCCCGGTACCAGGTGTACTACCTCCTGGCCCATGTGTACTTCTTCGGCGAGGGCTACCTCGATTCCCTATGGAAGGCGATTTCCGCCTCTTAG
- a CDS encoding DUF4388 domain-containing protein: MEGDFRLLGPIDWLQLLAQGGKTGVFAVEAGEGKGEVYLEQGRPVHAVFGEKVGQEALLEVLALKEGRFRFLLGVRPPLGSLEGPLEAYLLQAIRLLDERVEVGPFDLVRPGSRAQVVQSTLDPVELSLLLALKSGQSPLDLASQLTLPLGEVLRRLGHLARLRLVEVFPRVPRTARLRVALGRQGAQVDALLLSAWREHYGPFQRVRVKAQKEVLLSVEGAEGLGVEIRLAPELLLFHGFQVGEEVLVWPEV; the protein is encoded by the coding sequence ATGGAAGGCGATTTCCGCCTCTTAGGTCCCATTGACTGGCTGCAACTCCTCGCCCAGGGGGGGAAGACCGGGGTTTTTGCCGTGGAGGCAGGGGAGGGAAAGGGGGAGGTTTACCTGGAGCAGGGCCGGCCCGTTCATGCGGTGTTCGGGGAGAAGGTGGGGCAGGAGGCCTTGCTGGAGGTGCTGGCGTTGAAGGAGGGGCGCTTTCGCTTCCTGCTTGGCGTGCGACCTCCCTTGGGTTCCCTGGAAGGACCCCTCGAGGCCTACCTCTTGCAAGCGATCCGCCTTTTGGACGAGCGGGTGGAGGTGGGCCCTTTTGACCTGGTGCGGCCGGGGTCCCGGGCCCAGGTGGTCCAAAGTACCCTGGACCCCGTGGAGCTTTCCCTCCTTTTGGCCCTGAAAAGCGGCCAAAGCCCCTTGGACCTGGCTTCCCAGCTCACCCTTCCCCTGGGGGAGGTGCTCAGGCGCCTGGGCCACCTGGCCCGGTTGCGCCTGGTGGAGGTATTCCCCCGGGTGCCCCGCACCGCCCGGCTTCGGGTGGCCCTGGGGCGGCAGGGGGCGCAGGTAGATGCCTTGCTCCTTTCCGCTTGGCGGGAGCATTACGGCCCCTTCCAGCGGGTAAGGGTGAAGGCCCAGAAGGAGGTTCTCCTTTCAGTGGAGGGCGCGGAGGGCTTAGGGGTGGAGATCCGCCTTGCGCCGGAGCTGCTTCTCTTCCACGGGTTTCAGGTGGGGGAGGAGGTCTTGGTGTGGCCGGAAGTGTGA
- a CDS encoding pseudouridine-5'-phosphate glycosidase produces the protein MAEALVALESALLTHGLPYPLNLRTAKALEEAVRAEGAIPKTIALVRGEVRLGLSPEEMEALAQGGAEKASLWNLSALLVQKKSAGTTVAATVHLAHRHGIAVFATGGIGGVHPEPFDESADLLALARTPILVVSSGPKAILDLRATLERLETLGVSVVGYRTDRLPAFFSPSSPFPVPARVETPLEAALVLRKSRELGLGAVLLVNPVSQGLPYEEVASWVEEANHQAAREGIFGKALTPYLLRRLSELSQGETDRVNQRLLLENARLAARVALAFAGLE, from the coding sequence ATGGCGGAAGCGTTGGTGGCCCTGGAGTCAGCCCTCCTCACCCATGGGTTGCCTTACCCCCTGAACCTGCGCACCGCTAAGGCCCTGGAGGAGGCGGTACGGGCCGAGGGGGCCATCCCCAAGACCATCGCCCTGGTGCGGGGAGAGGTGCGCCTTGGCCTTTCCCCAGAGGAAATGGAGGCCCTGGCCCAGGGGGGTGCGGAGAAGGCGAGCCTCTGGAACCTCTCCGCCCTCTTGGTCCAGAAGAAAAGCGCCGGGACCACGGTGGCGGCCACGGTCCACCTGGCCCACCGCCACGGGATCGCGGTCTTCGCCACCGGGGGGATCGGGGGGGTGCACCCTGAGCCCTTTGACGAGAGCGCCGATCTCTTGGCCCTTGCCCGCACCCCCATCCTGGTGGTGTCCTCGGGGCCCAAGGCCATCCTGGACCTGAGGGCCACCCTGGAGCGCCTGGAGACCCTGGGGGTTTCCGTGGTGGGCTACCGCACGGACCGCCTGCCCGCCTTCTTTTCCCCTTCCTCCCCCTTCCCCGTGCCCGCCCGGGTGGAAACCCCCCTCGAGGCCGCCTTGGTGCTCCGCAAGTCCCGGGAGCTGGGCCTGGGGGCAGTGCTCCTGGTGAACCCTGTCTCCCAGGGCCTGCCCTACGAGGAGGTGGCCTCTTGGGTGGAGGAGGCCAACCACCAAGCGGCCCGGGAGGGGATCTTCGGTAAGGCCCTTACCCCCTACCTGCTGCGGCGCCTTTCCGAGCTTTCCCAAGGGGAGACCGACCGGGTCAACCAGAGGCTTCTCCTGGAAAACGCCCGCCTGGCGGCCCGGGTGGCCCTGGCCTTCGCCGGGCTAGAATAG
- a CDS encoding RodZ domain-containing protein — translation MCELGERLRRAREEKGLSLKEAAARLALKARVLEALEACRFEELPEPALARGYLRRYALLLGLDPEPLLALYPLAPTFPPPPPPASRRPFPWFLLLALALLGALGYGAYLVLRPAPAQTVSLPPEPPPKPPERYGLRVVSEPPGARVYLDGFYLGQTPLASPPLEGGRRLLRLELPGYEPVEEEVNLDRDLSLRYRLVPKPSPAPTSSNPQAEVSPGKLVLRLEGRSWLRVTRGDKRLYEGIPEVGAELSFDLPVEVRSGNPGAVRVFLDGKDLGPFGEPGKPLTRRFEAP, via the coding sequence GTGTGCGAACTGGGGGAAAGGTTAAGGCGGGCCCGGGAGGAGAAGGGGCTTTCCCTTAAGGAGGCGGCGGCGCGGTTGGCCTTGAAGGCCAGGGTGCTGGAGGCCCTCGAGGCCTGCCGCTTTGAGGAGCTCCCCGAACCCGCCTTGGCCCGGGGCTACCTCCGGCGCTACGCCCTTCTCCTGGGGCTGGATCCCGAGCCCCTTCTGGCCCTTTATCCCTTGGCCCCCACCTTTCCGCCCCCACCCCCGCCGGCTTCCCGGCGCCCTTTCCCCTGGTTTCTTTTGCTGGCCTTGGCCCTTTTGGGAGCCTTAGGGTATGGGGCCTACCTGGTCTTGCGTCCAGCCCCCGCGCAGACGGTAAGCCTGCCCCCTGAGCCCCCGCCCAAGCCTCCGGAGCGCTATGGGCTTCGGGTGGTAAGCGAGCCCCCAGGAGCCCGGGTGTACCTGGATGGCTTCTACCTGGGCCAGACGCCCTTGGCCTCGCCACCCCTGGAAGGAGGCAGGCGCCTTCTTAGGTTGGAGCTACCCGGGTACGAGCCGGTGGAGGAGGAGGTGAACCTGGACCGGGACCTCTCCTTGAGGTACCGCCTGGTTCCCAAGCCTTCGCCTGCGCCCACCTCTAGCAATCCCCAAGCGGAAGTTTCCCCGGGGAAGCTGGTGCTTCGCCTTGAGGGCCGGAGCTGGCTCAGGGTCACCCGGGGGGATAAGCGCCTGTACGAGGGCATCCCCGAGGTGGGGGCGGAGCTCAGCTTTGACCTCCCGGTGGAGGTGCGCTCGGGGAACCCCGGGGCGGTGCGGGTTTTTCTGGATGGCAAGGACCTTGGGCCCTTTGGGGAGCCGGGGAAGCCCCTTACCCGTCGCTTTGAAGCCCCATGA
- the rimO gene encoding 30S ribosomal protein S12 methylthiotransferase RimO, translating into MAKIGFVSLGCPKALVDSEQILSRLKALGYETSSTYEEAELVVVNTCGFITPAIEESLEAIGEALRENGKVVVTGCLGARPEVIRERYPNVLEVTGPGEVERVLQAVQEVLPASRNPLLDLIPPQVKLTPRHYAYLKLSEGCDHRCSFCIIPKLRGGLRSRDAGEVLAEAARLVATGTRELLLIAQDLSAYGVDLRHRESFWGDRLVKAELKDLLTHMAELGAWIRLHYVYPYPHVRELLPLMAEGKVLPYLDVPLQHASERILRLMRRPGGYESHLKTLRAWREVVPELAIRSSFIVGFPGETEEDFQILLDFLQEAELDRVGVFTYSPVEGAEANALSGHVPEEVKEERKARLMEVQAEISLRKNQSFVGKTLEVLVDELPEPGIAIGRSYRDSPGIDGLVYVETDGTARVGERIPVRITRADTYDLYGVQV; encoded by the coding sequence ATGGCCAAGATCGGCTTTGTGAGCCTGGGCTGCCCCAAGGCCCTGGTGGACTCGGAACAGATCCTCTCCCGGCTGAAGGCCCTCGGCTACGAGACGAGCTCCACCTACGAGGAGGCGGAGCTGGTGGTGGTGAACACCTGCGGCTTCATCACCCCGGCCATCGAGGAGAGCCTCGAGGCCATCGGGGAGGCCTTGCGGGAAAACGGCAAGGTGGTGGTGACGGGGTGCTTGGGGGCCAGGCCCGAGGTGATTCGGGAAAGGTACCCCAATGTGCTGGAGGTCACCGGCCCGGGGGAGGTGGAGCGGGTCTTGCAGGCTGTGCAGGAGGTGCTTCCTGCATCCCGCAACCCTCTTTTGGACCTTATCCCGCCCCAGGTGAAGCTCACTCCCCGGCACTACGCTTACCTAAAGCTTTCCGAGGGATGCGACCACCGCTGTAGCTTCTGCATCATCCCCAAGCTGAGGGGAGGCTTGCGCTCCCGCGACGCCGGGGAGGTCCTGGCGGAGGCCGCCCGACTGGTGGCCACGGGCACCCGGGAACTCCTCCTCATCGCCCAGGATCTCTCCGCCTACGGGGTGGACCTCCGCCACCGGGAAAGCTTCTGGGGTGACCGCCTGGTGAAGGCGGAGCTTAAGGACCTCCTTACCCACATGGCGGAGCTTGGAGCCTGGATACGGCTGCACTACGTCTACCCTTACCCCCATGTGCGGGAGCTTCTTCCCCTCATGGCCGAGGGCAAGGTGCTGCCCTACCTGGACGTGCCCCTGCAGCACGCCTCGGAGCGCATCCTGCGGCTTATGCGCCGCCCCGGGGGGTACGAGAGCCACCTCAAGACCCTCAGGGCCTGGCGGGAGGTGGTGCCGGAGCTCGCCATCCGCTCCAGCTTTATCGTGGGCTTCCCGGGGGAGACGGAGGAGGACTTTCAGATCCTCCTGGACTTTTTGCAGGAGGCAGAGCTAGACCGGGTGGGGGTCTTCACCTATTCCCCGGTGGAGGGAGCCGAGGCCAACGCCCTTTCGGGCCATGTCCCCGAGGAGGTCAAGGAGGAACGGAAGGCCAGGCTCATGGAGGTGCAGGCGGAAATCAGCCTGCGAAAGAACCAGAGCTTCGTGGGCAAGACCCTCGAGGTCCTGGTGGACGAGCTTCCGGAGCCCGGCATAGCCATAGGCCGTAGCTACCGGGATTCCCCGGGTATAGACGGGTTGGTCTACGTGGAAACCGACGGCACGGCCCGGGTGGGGGAGAGGATCCCGGTTCGGATCACCCGGGCGGACACCTACGACCTTTACGGGGTGCAGGTTTAG
- the trkA gene encoding Trk system potassium transporter TrkA, with protein sequence MYIVIAGGGEVGGELARTLEKAHEVVVLDRNPQAKERFVHLDVKVVVGGATDPDALREAGVDRADLFIASTDSDEVNLLASLLAKGLGAKETLCFVGKGGYVEVLTDPRTAEILGTRIDKVLWPQRAMAREIVEVILVPGAVDTEVLAEGRLRFVEYRVKEGGPYAHRLLSELPWPEGVLVVGVVRDGTFWSFAHPEYPEVILEPGDKILFVTTLRAFPELEAYFATGRGVRRVMVIGGGNVGFMVAQELLKRRLEVVIIEPSRERCEWLSQELPGALIIQGDGTDLELLEAEGLQEADAVVAVTDNDEKNLLASLLAKQLGVGKVITRVSRSETRRLFEQVGIDLPLTPRQAAVRAVLDYLGPENVEHVSTMDENIELLEVELPESFRPRYLRTLATPQVAPVALERDHRVMLYREDLEALPNDRLFLVVAREVADEAVARIVG encoded by the coding sequence ATGTACATCGTCATCGCCGGGGGCGGGGAGGTGGGCGGGGAGCTGGCCCGCACCCTGGAAAAAGCCCATGAGGTGGTGGTTCTGGACCGCAACCCCCAGGCCAAGGAGCGCTTCGTCCATCTGGATGTGAAGGTGGTGGTGGGTGGGGCCACGGACCCCGACGCCCTTCGGGAGGCCGGGGTGGACCGGGCGGACCTCTTCATCGCCAGCACGGATTCCGATGAGGTGAACCTGCTGGCCTCCCTTTTGGCTAAGGGTCTGGGGGCCAAGGAAACCCTGTGCTTTGTGGGCAAGGGGGGGTACGTGGAGGTGCTCACCGATCCCCGCACCGCTGAGATCCTGGGTACCCGCATCGACAAGGTCCTCTGGCCGCAAAGGGCCATGGCCAGGGAGATCGTGGAGGTGATCCTGGTTCCCGGGGCCGTGGATACCGAGGTGCTGGCGGAGGGGCGGCTCCGCTTCGTGGAGTACCGGGTGAAGGAAGGAGGGCCCTACGCCCACCGGCTTCTATCCGAGCTTCCCTGGCCGGAGGGGGTCTTGGTGGTGGGGGTGGTGCGTGATGGAACCTTTTGGAGCTTCGCCCACCCGGAGTACCCCGAGGTCATCCTGGAGCCCGGGGACAAGATCCTTTTCGTCACCACCTTAAGGGCTTTCCCTGAGCTGGAGGCCTACTTCGCCACGGGGCGGGGCGTGCGCAGGGTAATGGTCATCGGTGGGGGAAACGTGGGTTTCATGGTGGCCCAGGAGCTTTTGAAGCGGCGCCTCGAGGTGGTGATCATCGAGCCCAGCCGCGAGCGGTGCGAGTGGCTTTCCCAGGAACTTCCCGGTGCCCTCATCATCCAAGGGGATGGTACCGACCTGGAGCTTCTTGAGGCGGAGGGTTTGCAGGAGGCCGATGCGGTGGTAGCGGTAACCGATAACGACGAAAAGAACCTCCTGGCCTCCCTCCTGGCCAAGCAGCTTGGGGTGGGTAAGGTGATCACCCGGGTGTCCCGCTCGGAAACCCGCAGGCTCTTTGAGCAGGTGGGCATAGACCTGCCCCTCACCCCCCGTCAGGCGGCGGTGCGGGCGGTTTTGGATTACCTGGGGCCCGAGAATGTGGAGCATGTGTCCACCATGGACGAGAACATCGAGCTTTTGGAGGTGGAGCTTCCGGAGAGCTTCAGGCCCCGGTACCTGAGGACCCTGGCCACGCCCCAAGTGGCCCCGGTGGCCCTGGAGCGGGATCATCGGGTGATGCTCTACCGCGAGGACCTCGAGGCCCTGCCCAACGACCGGCTCTTTTTGGTGGTGGCCCGGGAGGTGGCGGATGAAGCCGTGGCCCGCATCGTCGGTTAG
- a CDS encoding TrkH family potassium uptake protein, protein MKPWPASSVRQGFRSSLYLLGLTYQGFGLLMLAFALLALGWKEDAKGFLLGAVLGLGLGKALQGVGHAEAQPPRAEVFATVALLWLMVPALGAIPYWVSGGLGYLDAFFEAVSGFTTTGATVLSDFGQFDKSLFLWRSFTQWMGGIGIVVLFLVVFPQLQVAGRQAFFAESTGVEKERLTPRLRHTAQAVLRVYLTLTALAFLAYWWGGIPVFEALANALTTIPAGGFSPNPQSFAAYPPLAQWLGGFFMFLAGVNFLLQYRLFFGREVKPLFKDAEFRAYALLVLLAGLLLSLYLYTHHMYSLEASLRHAFFQVISIVTTTGFASVDFAQWVVPAQAILVILMFVGGSAGSGAGGIKVVRWLLLFGLLRREITRTLHPRAVLPLRLGQRVVSEEALRQVSVFIFLYTLLFGFGTLTLALLEGSFVEAFTASAQAIGNIGPGLGTVGPMGSYAELQPVSKVVLIFQMWAGRIEILPVVLLFSPELWRRLR, encoded by the coding sequence ATGAAGCCGTGGCCCGCATCGTCGGTTAGGCAGGGGTTTCGCTCCAGCCTCTACCTCCTGGGCCTTACCTACCAAGGCTTTGGCCTTCTCATGCTGGCCTTCGCCCTCCTGGCTCTGGGCTGGAAGGAGGACGCCAAGGGGTTTCTCCTGGGGGCGGTGCTGGGGTTGGGATTGGGCAAGGCCCTGCAAGGGGTGGGGCATGCGGAGGCCCAGCCGCCCCGGGCCGAGGTCTTTGCCACCGTGGCCCTGCTGTGGCTGATGGTACCCGCCCTAGGGGCCATACCCTATTGGGTTTCCGGGGGGCTGGGTTACCTGGATGCTTTTTTTGAGGCGGTTTCCGGCTTTACCACCACCGGGGCCACGGTGCTTTCGGATTTTGGTCAGTTTGACAAGAGCCTTTTTCTCTGGAGAAGTTTCACCCAGTGGATGGGAGGCATCGGCATCGTGGTGCTCTTCCTGGTGGTCTTCCCCCAGCTTCAGGTGGCGGGCCGCCAGGCCTTTTTCGCCGAGAGCACGGGGGTGGAGAAGGAGAGGCTTACGCCTAGGCTACGGCACACCGCCCAGGCGGTCTTGCGGGTGTACCTGACCCTGACCGCCTTGGCCTTTCTGGCCTACTGGTGGGGGGGCATACCCGTTTTTGAGGCCTTGGCCAACGCCCTCACCACCATCCCAGCGGGAGGGTTCAGCCCGAACCCGCAAAGCTTCGCCGCCTACCCCCCCTTGGCCCAGTGGCTGGGCGGCTTCTTCATGTTCCTGGCGGGGGTGAACTTCCTCCTGCAGTACCGGCTGTTCTTCGGACGGGAGGTCAAACCCCTCTTCAAGGATGCGGAGTTCCGGGCCTATGCCCTGCTGGTGCTCCTTGCGGGTTTACTGCTTTCCCTTTACCTCTATACCCACCACATGTATAGCCTCGAGGCCAGCCTCCGCCATGCCTTCTTTCAGGTGATCTCCATCGTGACCACCACCGGTTTCGCCAGCGTGGACTTCGCCCAGTGGGTGGTGCCGGCCCAGGCCATCCTGGTGATCCTCATGTTCGTGGGGGGAAGTGCCGGCTCGGGGGCGGGGGGCATCAAGGTGGTGCGCTGGCTTCTCCTCTTCGGCCTTCTCAGGCGAGAGATCACCCGCACCCTCCATCCCAGGGCGGTCCTCCCCCTGCGCCTGGGACAGCGGGTGGTTTCCGAGGAGGCCTTGCGGCAGGTTTCCGTTTTCATCTTTCTCTACACCCTTCTCTTTGGCTTCGGCACCCTGACCCTGGCCCTTTTGGAGGGGAGCTTTGTGGAGGCCTTTACCGCCAGCGCCCAGGCCATCGGCAACATAGGGCCCGGGCTGGGGACGGTGGGCCCCATGGGTTCCTATGCGGAACTCCAACCTGTTTCCAAGGTGGTCCTCATTTTCCAGATGTGGGCGGGGCGGATCGAGATCCTTCCCGTGGTCCTCCTCTTCAGCCCGGAGCTCTGGCGGCGGCTTCGGTGA